A single window of Macrobrachium nipponense isolate FS-2020 chromosome 31, ASM1510439v2, whole genome shotgun sequence DNA harbors:
- the LOC135206765 gene encoding protein enabled homolog codes for MAAIAVKPSNGSAEQEEEEEETEEEEEEKEDGVEIVKTAESKGLQTGMLIIHHPNIKHIKLQPSSLRKRLAKDLANFNNDSNGKDDNNNGLFRTAPSPSPLLTPHPPEQSLSSSSPNLRNTLSSLRCPRAVLVPPTTPPPPCLRDVKGSPGHSSHILWRKTVKGKHRSWTPSPLGVTQTQHPTFASAPAPVSATAAVTSASAAAAAAAAAAAAATRTLPFIRDFSSSSSSFPQPSPYPTAAPPLHPFANLLGVVTPSPQHPPPPPPPPPPPPPPHLSPS; via the exons atggcagcGATAGCTGTGAAGCCTAGTAATGGCTCAGccgagcaggaggaggaggaagaggagacggaggaggaggaggaggagaaggaggatggGGTAGAA ATCGTCAAAACTGCTGAATCTaaagggctgcaaactggtatgttgattatccatcaTCCGaacatcaaacatatcaaattgcagccctctagcctca GGAAAAGACTTGCCAAAGACTTGGCAAATTTTAATAATGACAGTAATGGGAAAGACGACAATAATAATGGCCTTTTCCGGAccgctccttccccctcccccctactcaCACCCCATCCCCCTGAAcaatctctttcttcctcttccccaaATCTCCGAAACACCCTTTCCAGTTTGCGTTGTCCCAGGGCCGTCCTGGTCCCTCCTActactcctcctcccccctgCCTCCGT GACGTCAAAGGGAGCCCCGGCCACTCGTCACACATTCTCTGGAGGAAAACCGTTAAAGGAAAGCATCGGTCATGGACGCCAAGTCCGCTGGGAGTCACTCAGACACAGCATCCTACTTTTGCTTCTGCTCCTGCTCCTGTTTCTGCTACTGCTGCTGTTacttctgcttctgctgctgctgctgctgctgctgctgctgctgctgctgctacacgAAC TCTTCCCTTCATCAgagacttctcctcctcctcctcctcctttccacaaccctccccctaccccaccGCCGCCCCTCCACTTCATCCTTTTGCTAATTTACTTGGAGTCGTAACTCCTTCTCCACAAcatccaccacctcctcctcctcctcctcctcctcctcctcctcctcatctctcacCCTCTTAA